In Paludibaculum fermentans, the genomic stretch GGCCCTGCCGGTGTCGTTCGGGGGGCCATTGCGCATGCGCGTGCCGCGCCAACTGGGCTACAAGAGCGTGAAGTTCATTCACAGGATGACGGTCACAGATTCCCTGAAGGGATTCGGCAAGGGGTTGGGATCTGCCTCGCCGGAGGCCGGCTATTCCTGGTACGCCGGGATCTAGGAACGCTGCTCGATTCGGCACCGGGGCCGCGGATCAAAGGCCAAAGCAGAGGATGTTCGGACCTGCGGCCACGGCCACATACTGCTTGCCCCCCACGGTGAAGGTCATCGGTGAGGCTTTCATGCGGACGTTGGTGGGGAAGTTCCAAAGCGTGTTGCCATTGCGTTGATCCACGGCCGCGAAGCCGCCGTTGGGCCGGCCATAGAAGAGCAGGCCTCCGGCGGTGGCGAGGACTCCGGTCCAGGTCTTGGCGCGGGCGGCTCCCGGTTGCGGCAGCTCCCAGACGATGGCGCCGGTCTCGATGTTGAGCGCGCGCAGGTAGCGCTGGCCGGTCTGGTCCGGATAGCCGGTGGGCTTGCCGGTGCACTCCTCCAGCGCGATGAGGTAGTACAGGCCGGTGAGCGGGGAGAAGGCGGTGGAGTCCCAGTTGGCGGCATCGCTGGGGCAGCCGCGCGGATCCACTACGACGGGCCGGCCCTGGGCATCGATGGAGGAGGCCCAGTCCACGCGGCGCAGGAAGGGCTTGGCCAGGAGGACCTTGCCGTTGGTGCGGTCCAGGACATAGAAGAAGCCGTTGCGGTCCGCATGGAGCAGCAGCTTCGAGGGCTTGCCCTGGTAGACGGTATCGACCAGGACATTGGGCTCAGTTGCGTCGCGATCCTTCACGTCGTGGGGGGTGAACTGGTAGTGCCATTTCAGCGCGCCGGTGGTTGCGTCGAGGGCGAGGACGCAGTTGGTGTAGAGGTTATCACCGGGGCGGTCGCGATCGTCGCCGTCGGGCCAGGGATTGCCGGTGGCCCAGTAGAGGGTGTCTGAGGCCTTGTCGTAGGATCCGGTGAGCCAGGTGGAGCCGCCGCCGTAGAGGGGTTCTTTTCCCTGCCAGGTTTCGATGCCGGGCTCGCCCCGGCGGGGAATGGTCCAGTGGCGCCAGACGAGCGCTCCGGTATCGGGCCGGAAGGCGGCGACGAAGCCGCGGATGCCTTCGTCACCTCCGGCTACGCCAGCGATCACGGTGCCGTTGACGATGAGGGGCACGATGGTGCCGCCGTAGTGGTGTTTCTCGTCCGAAGCAGGCGCCATGGGGCTGTCCCAGAGAAGCTGGCCGGTGGCGCGGTCGAGCGCGAGGAGGTGGGCGTTGTCGGTGACGAAGAAGAGACGGCCCTCCAGCAGGGCGACTCCGCGGTTGGTGCCGAGACGGGCATCGCCGACCATGCCGGGGCTCAGCGGCCGGGAGTAGCTCCAGAGAGGATTGCCGGTGAGCGCGTCGAGGGCGTAGACCTGATTGGGGCCGGTAACGTAGAGGACGCCGTCGGCGGCAAGGGGCGTCACTTCCAGCCCGAAGTACTGGAGGGGGAAGACCCACTTCAGTTTGAGCGACTGCACGTTGGCCGTGGTGATCTGTTTGAGAGGGCTGTAGCGGTTGGCCGAATCGTCTCCGTTGTAGCTACGCCAGTCGCCGGGCTGGGGCGGGCCCCAGGTTGTCTTACGGGCCGCATCGGCGGCCGGAGCGGGCGGCACGATGGTTTCCACATTGAGGCGGAGCAGATGGCGGGCCAGGGCCTGGAGGTCGGCCGGCGACAGGTCAGCGAAAGAGGGCATGCCGGCGCTGAGGTTGCCCCGTTGCAGGTAAGCGCGGAGTTGCTCGGCGGACTGGACGGCGATGCGCGGGTTCATGGCGAGTCCGGGGCCCTTGGCTGTGCCCCGGCCGTCGCCGCCGTGGCAGCCGGCGCAGTGAGTGGCGAAGGGCTGCTGCGCGAGCATCGGCTGGGGGGCCAGGCACAGGAACAGCAGGAGCAGGCCCGGGCTTCCGAGGACGCGGATGGGGGGTGGGATCGGGATCAGCACGGGTGAGTAACAATATCACCGTGGCGGCCGGGCAGCAAGTTTCCGCGATAACGCTACAGGGTCCAGGGCGCCCGATGCGGGCGGTCGAGCATGGCGTTGGCGCCGGGGTCGTCCAGGATCTGCTCCGTGCGCGGGTTCCAGAGGAGGCTGCGTCCGGTGCGGAGAGCGATGTTGCCCAGGTGGGCGATGGTGACGGAGCGGTGCGCGACCTCGATGGGGGCGGCGGTGGGTTTGCGGCTGAGGACGCAGTCGATGAAGTTGCGGTTGTGGTTGCGGCTCTCGTAGAGGTGCAACTCGCGCTCACCGATCGTTGAGTTGTAGATCTCCGGCGTGCTGGCCTGGTGCTTGCCGCGATCCCCCCAGACCCAACCGTCCGTGCCTTCAAAGGTGATGCCGCGCTTCTCCTTGTCGGAGACGATGAGCTTCACACCGTTCTCGTAGACGGCTTCGAAGTAGAACTCAGTGGCGGTGTTGTAGACCGGATGCTGCGCGAAGACGGCGCGCGGGTTGCGGATGGCGATGGGGCCGCTGTAGTCCATGCCCAAGCCCCACTGGGCGATGTCGATGTGGTGGGCGCCCCAGTCTGTGAGTTGGCCGCCGGAGTAATCGAAGTTCCAGCGGAAGTTGACGCCGACGCGCGCGGGGCAGTAGGGGGCGGCCGGCGCGGCTCCGAGCCAGAAGGGGAAGTCGAAGCCTTCGGGTACGGGGCCGGTGGCGGTCTGGC encodes the following:
- a CDS encoding Gfo/Idh/MocA family protein, yielding MDHPTRRNALKSLGAALAPAIVPAAVFGQASPSNRITLAVIGTGNNGYGMLEEFLKDERVQIVAVCDVNKEGPGYWDGSVRGWAPAQRLVEEKSGRKGCATFTDYREVLRRADIDAVCISVPDHWHARIAIDAARAGKQIFCQKPLSLTIHEGRLMSDEVQKAGVGWQTGSQQRSDPSFRRACELVRNGRIGKVHTVRVGLPGGTPDFGKVASQTATGPVPEGFDFPFWLGAAPAAPYCPARVGVNFRWNFDYSGGQLTDWGAHHIDIAQWGLGMDYSGPIAIRNPRAVFAQHPVYNTATEFYFEAVYENGVKLIVSDKEKRGITFEGTDGWVWGDRGKHQASTPEIYNSTIGERELHLYESRNHNRNFIDCVLSRKPTAAPIEVAHRSVTIAHLGNIALRTGRSLLWNPRTEQILDDPGANAMLDRPHRAPWTL
- a CDS encoding outer membrane protein assembly factor BamB family protein — its product is MLIPIPPPIRVLGSPGLLLLFLCLAPQPMLAQQPFATHCAGCHGGDGRGTAKGPGLAMNPRIAVQSAEQLRAYLQRGNLSAGMPSFADLSPADLQALARHLLRLNVETIVPPAPAADAARKTTWGPPQPGDWRSYNGDDSANRYSPLKQITTANVQSLKLKWVFPLQYFGLEVTPLAADGVLYVTGPNQVYALDALTGNPLWSYSRPLSPGMVGDARLGTNRGVALLEGRLFFVTDNAHLLALDRATGQLLWDSPMAPASDEKHHYGGTIVPLIVNGTVIAGVAGGDEGIRGFVAAFRPDTGALVWRHWTIPRRGEPGIETWQGKEPLYGGGSTWLTGSYDKASDTLYWATGNPWPDGDDRDRPGDNLYTNCVLALDATTGALKWHYQFTPHDVKDRDATEPNVLVDTVYQGKPSKLLLHADRNGFFYVLDRTNGKVLLAKPFLRRVDWASSIDAQGRPVVVDPRGCPSDAANWDSTAFSPLTGLYYLIALEECTGKPTGYPDQTGQRYLRALNIETGAIVWELPQPGAARAKTWTGVLATAGGLLFYGRPNGGFAAVDQRNGNTLWNFPTNVRMKASPMTFTVGGKQYVAVAAGPNILCFGL